In Lates calcarifer isolate ASB-BC8 linkage group LG15, TLL_Latcal_v3, whole genome shotgun sequence, one genomic interval encodes:
- the irx2a gene encoding iroquois-class homeodomain protein IRX-2a, producing the protein MSYPQGYLYQPPGSLALYSCPAYGASALAAPRNEDLARSSSGSAFSPYPGSAAFSASAGAGFSSPLSYSTDPTTGFPSYMSSPYDAHTTGMAGALSYHPYGSPGYPYQLNDPAYRKNATRDATATLKAWLQEHRKNPYPTKGEKIMLAIITKMTLTQVSTWFANARRRLKKENKMTWAPRNKSEDEDEEDGDGERKEVERSEKTLDNSEASAEDEGISLHVDTLTDHSCSAESDGEKVSCRVGELGSDRAGDKCDEDGEDQSHDPRVQLSPKPVTSSPLTGVEAPILGHHQHHLHHHHHHHHLQHLHHLHSQREDLARSLVNNNNINSNNVNTGKSSSCLDARPSSGAPQNPTVKPKLWSLAEIATSDQKQQHQQQQQPGQPGQPNCPSSSGGLLTPPTPSSTTSPTATSPSLYPAPSILGRPIYYTSPFYSNYTNYGNFSPLQGQGILRYTNSSGVSLAAAAAAAAAAAAAANEGLSSSHQALEASTNPKHRPDSPLVKNNPNQIVVVEQQQQQQQQQHFRPANLEAKKGT; encoded by the exons ATGTCCTATCCTCAGGGTTACCTCTACCAGCCCCCGGGCTCTCTGGCTCTTTATTCGTGTCCGGCTTACGGGGCCTCGGCTCTGGCTGCCCCGCGGAATGAAGACTTGGCGAGGTCGTCCTCTGGCTCAGCCTTCAGCCCTTACCCTGGATCGGCTGCTTTCTCCGCCTCGGCCGGTGCAGGCTTCTCCAGTCCGCTGTCATACTCCACGGATCCGACTACGGGATTCCCATCCTACATg aGCTCTCCATATGACGCACACACGACGGGCATGGCGGGGGCATTAAGTTACCACCCATACGGGAGCCCAGGGTACCCCTACCAACTCAACGACCCGGCTTACCGCAAAAACGCCACCAGGGACGCCACGGCCACCCTGAAGgcctggctgcaggagcacAGGAAGAACCCGTACCCGACGAAAGGGGAAAAGATCATGCTGGCTATTATCACCAAGATGACCCTGACGCAGGTCTCCACATGGTTCGCCAACGCCAGGCGGAGGCTCAAGAAGGAGAACAAGATGACCTGGGCGCCCAGGAATAAGAGCGAAGACGAGGACGAGGAGGACGGGGACggggagaggaaggaggtggaGCGCTCTGAGAAAACCCTGGATAACAGCGAGGCTTCAGCGGAGGATGAAG GTATCAGCTTGCACGTCGACACTCTGACGGACCACTCCTGCTCCGCCGAGTCTGACGGGGAGAAGGTCAGCTGTCGCGTGGGCGAGCTGGGCTCCGACCGAGCCGGCGACAAATGCGACGAGGACGGCGAGGACCAGAGCCACGACCCGCGGGTTCAGCTCTCGCCCAAGCCCGTCACGTCGTCGCCCCTAACGGGAGTAGAAGCGCCGATCCTCGGCCACCACCAACACcatctccaccaccaccaccaccaccaccacctccaacacctccaccacctccacagccAGCGCGAGGATTTGGCCCGGAGCctcgtcaacaacaacaacatcaacagcaaCAACGTGAACACCGGTAAATCGTCCTCATGCCTTGACGCGAGACCCTCCTCGGGGGCTCCTCAGAACCCTACGGTCAAGCCCAAGTTGTGGTCGCTGGCGGAGATTGCTACCTCGGACCAAAAGCAgcaacatcagcagcaacagcaaccgGGGCAGCCCGGGCAACCGAATTGCCCCTCCTCCAGCGGTGGCCTCCTCACTCCCCCCACGCCTTCTTCTACCACCTCCCCGACTgccacctccccctccctctaCCCGGCCCCCTCCATCCTTGGAAGACCTATTTATTACACTTCTCCCTTTTATAGCAATTACACAAACTATGGCAACTTCAGCCCCCTGCAGGGCCAAGGGATCCTGCGGTATACTAATTCATCTGGAGTGAGTCTGGCTGCAgcagccgccgccgccgccgccgctgctgctgctgcaaacgAGGGTCTCAGCTCCTCACACCAGGCTCTGGAGGCGAGCACAAACCCCAAACACAGGCCAGACTCTCCCCTTGTTAAAAATAACCCAAACCAGATTGTTGTTgtcgagcagcagcagcaacagcagcagcagcagcatttcagACCCGCAAATTTAGAAGCAAAGAAAGGTACGTAA